The segment GGCCAAGCGCATGGGCAAGAACAAGGTTATCGCTGAAACCGGCGCCGGCCAGCATGGTGTGGCCACGGCCACAGTGGCCGCCTTGCTGGGGCTGGAGTGCAAAGTGTTTATGGGCGAAGAGGATACTAAACGTCAGCAGCTGAACGTATTCCGCATGAAAATGCTGGGAGCAGAGGTTGTACCAGTCACCTCAGGCAGCCGGACACTGAAGGATGCCGGGAACGAAGCGCTGCGCTACTGGGTCAGTCACGTTGAGGATACCTTTTATTGCCTCGGCTCGGCGGTTGGCCCTCATCCGTATCCAATGATGGTTCGGAATTTCCAGCGCATTATCGGCGATGAGACCCGCAAGCAGATGTTAGAGATGGAAGGTCGTCTGCCGGATCGCATCTTTGCACCTATTGGCGGCGGAAGCAATGCCATCGGCATGTTCTATCCGTTTCTGGAGGATGCAGAGGTCCAGCTTTTTGGTGTAGAGGCGGCTGGTAAAGGGGTAGAAACCGATCGGCATGCGGCTACAATGAGCAAGGGAACCAAGGGTGTATTTCAGGGCTCGATGAGTTACCTGCTTCAGGACGATTACGGCCAGGTGAAGGAAGCTCATTCCATTTCTGCCGGTCTGGATTACCCAGGCGTAGGTCCGGAGCATTCCTATCTGAAGGATATTGAGCGGGTCCAGTACGTACCGATCACGGATCAGGAGGCGCTGGAGGCTCTGCAGCTGCTGTGCCGGACGGAGGGGATAATCCCTGCGCTGGAGTCGGCGCATGCAGTAGCTCAAGTGGCGAAGATGGCTGCGGATTGGACCGAGGAGGATATTATCGTCATTTGCCTGTCCGGACGGGGAGACAAGGACGTAGAGTCCATTATGGCATACACGGGAGGTAACACCCTATGAACCGGATGGATGAAGCATTTAAAAAAATAAGGGCGGCCGGTGAAACGGCACTGATTCCGTTCATTACCGTTGGTGATCCTAATCCGGCAGTCACGCTGGATATCATTTCCGAGATTGAGGCAGCGGGTGCCGATATTGTGGAGCTGGGAGTGCCTTATTCCGATCCTTTAGCGGACGGACCTGTCATTCAGCGCGCTTCGGAGCGTGCACTGCGCAGCTTCGTTACGATTCGGACCTGTATGGAAACCGCGCTGCAGGCAAGACAAGCGGGCAGCAAGCTGCCATTTGTTTTGTTTACGTATTATAATCCCGTGCTCCAAATGGGACTAGATACTTTTATACAAGAGGTTGTGACTCACGATATTAGCGGCTTCATTATTCCGGATTTGCCCATTGAAGAATCTGAGAAGATTCGCAGTAAGGCGAAGGCGGCAGGAGTTCATCTGATCCCGTTAGTCGCTCCAACCTCTCATGAGCGGATCGAGAATATTGTCCGTGATGCCAGCGGCTTTGTGTATTGTGTATCCTCGCTGGGCGTAACGGGTGAGCGGACGGATTTCTACAGTGGCATTGAGCCTTTCCTGAATACGGTCAAGCAGCTGACAGACATTCCGGTAGCCATCGGCTTCGGGATTTCAAGCCGCGAGCAGGTCGCCCGCTTTTCCGAGATTTGCGATGGTGTCGTCGTGGGCAGTGCTATTGTGCGACAGATCGAAGCCGCAATTCCCCTGCTTGAGAAGGCAGAGACCAAAGCGCAGGGACTGCAGCAAATCCGGGAGTTTGTATCTCAGTTAAAAGGCAGTAAAGTACACGAAGGGTGAGTGAATGAATATGAAGCCTAAATCAAACATAGTCAATCTGCCGGTCTACCAGCCGGGTAAGCCGATTGAAGAGGTGAAGCGCGAGCTGGGACTGGACGAAGTCATCAAGCTGGCCTCTAACGAAAATCCATATGGCTGCTCACCGAAAGCGAAAGAAGCGATCATTACTGAGTTATCCAATGTCAGTGTGTATCCGGACGGCGGCGCAGCGGAGCTGACCACAGCGCTATCGGAATATCTTGGGGTTGCCAAATCCTCGTTGATTTTTGGCTGCGGCTCGGATGAAGTTATCGCGCTCATTACCCGGGCATTTCTCGTTCCCGGTGACGAGACCATTATGGCCGACCAGACGTTCTCGGTATATAAGAGCAATGCCGACATTGAAGGTGCACTCAGCATTGAAGTGCCGCTGAAGAATGGTGTTCACGATCTGGATGGCATGCTGGCCGCCGTCACGGACAAGACCAAGATTATCTGGGTGTGTAACCCGAACAATCCGACCGGAACCATTGTGGCAGAACGTGACCTGATCTCATTTATGGACGCGGTGCCGTCCAGTGTTATGGTTGTGCTGGACGAAGCTTATTATGAGTTTGTGACAGATGAGAGCTATCCACAGGGCGTTCCGCTGATGGAGAAATACAGCAATCTGGTGATTCTTCGCACCTTCTCCAAGATTTACGGCTTGGCCTCCCTGCGTATCGGGTATGGGATTGCTCAGCCGGAGGTCATAACGCTGATCAACCAGGTGCGGGAGCCGTTTAATACGAATCGTTCGGCGCAGGCTGCAGCGAAAGCAGCGATTGGAGATCAAGGCTTTATTGAAGAATGCTGCAGGCTGAATGCAGAAGGACGGGACTTTTTGCAAAAAGAATTTGACCGTCTCGGCTTGAGCTATTTCCCGTCACAAGGCAATTTTGTAATGGTTGATGTCAAGACCTCGGGCAAAGATGTGTTCGACAAGCTGCTGAGACAAGGGATTATCGTACGTCCCGGCTTTGCACACTACCCGACATATATCCGGGTCAGTGTGGGAACACCGGAGCAAAATCAGGCATTTGCCTCCGTCCTGGAAGAAGTGCTGCGCGAGATCCAAGCACCTGCCTAGACTGTAACTTTGAAAGTAGTGAAGCTGAAGATGTCCAATGATCAAGACATAAATATTTCAATATTCGGTGTTGGCCTGATCGGCGGCTCGCTTGCCATGTGCTTCAAAGGAAAGCCTGGCCTTACGGTGACAGGCTTTAGCCATGATGAGAGCTATGCCGAGCAGGTTGCTGCCAGAGGCGTCGTTGACAAGGTGACGCTATCCATAGAGGAAGCAGCTCAGGATGCCGATTATATTTTTCTATGTGTCCCGGTGGGCCGCCTCGAGGAGTATGTTACCCGACTAAGCCAGATGGCCCTGAAGCCGGGATGTATTATTACCGATGTAGGCAGTACGAAATCCAGCATTGCCGATTGTGCACGGAGATTGCAATTTCAAGAGGCCTGCTTTATTGGAGGACATCCCATGGCCGGCTCGGAAAGGGCTGGCGTAGGTGCCGCCTCTTCCTTGCTGTTCGAGAATGCCTATTACGTGCTGACGCCGCCTCCGGAAACGCCGGAGGATCAGGTTCGCTCTCTTGCCGATCTGCTCTCCCATACTCGGGCTCATGTCGTACAGGTCGATCCTGAGCAGCATGATCAGATTGTAGGCGCCATCAGCCATCTTCCTCATATTATTGCGGTGGCCCTGGTCAACCAGATTAGTCAGTACAATGACAGCAATCCACTTTACCAGCTGCTTGCGGCTGGAGGGTTTAGAGATGTGACCCGCATTGCGGCCAGCGATCCTGTGGTATGGAGAGACATTCTGGTCAATAACCGAAAGGTGCTGCTGCCGCTTCTGCAGGACTGGAATCAGGAAATACAGAAGTTTGTGTCTATGCTGGAGCGGGAGGATGGAGTCGGCATTCAGGATGCCTTTCAGAAAGCCGGCGCCTTCCGCAATGAGCTGCCGGAACGCAGAAAAGGCATGATCGTCTCCCGGTACGACATTTATCTGGATGTTCCCGATCATCCCGGCATCATTGCAAAGATTACTTCCGAGCTTGGACATAATCAGGTTAACCTCAGTAACATCCAGATTATTGAGAGTCGGGAGGACGTCCCCGGGGTTATGCGGCTGTCCTTCCGCAATGTAAAAGAGCAGGAAAAGGCCATGGAGCTGCTGCAGTCCAAAGGCTACACCGTATACTTATAGACACGTTTGAAGAGCGGAAACAAATTTTTCCGCTTTAGTGTTGACAAAATGAAAACGTATACATATAATAAAAGTACAGTATGGTTTCTCTCCACTCCTATCCAATAACTGTGTTGTTCTACATGAACAACGGCCGCGAATCTTTCGCGGCCTCTTTTTTTTTGTCGCGTGCCCAGCTAAGTACGCATTCTCTAGCCGGTGAAAATCCGGTCACAGGAGGGACCAAGCCCCTGTGTAGCTAGGATACCTGCTTATGGCGAAATCTGTAAGTAGAAGCGTATTGACGAAAGCACCCGTCAGAGATGGGGCGAGCAACGTACCAGGCCGTAACATAAAGTGAATTCTGCCGCGTCGTCAAAAAGGCCTCGCAAGAGGGAAGAGAGGATGCCGAGTCTCGCTGCATTGGACGAAGGCCACGGAAGCTGTTTAGAACTTGGATCAGCAGTGAAGAATCCTCCGGCGTATGGGGATCGGCATGGTATGAAAGAGGATGCAGTGAACTGGGGAGGCCCTCCCCTGCACGTTTTTTTTTTGAAACCGTAAAGAGACGCTCTATAAGCCTAAAAGGTGAAGTGAACCGTCTGCAGGAAGGGAGTCCGAGGGGCTCATAGTACCGAAGAATGCAGGACAACACAACCTGCAGGAGGGAAGGAGCCCTGCTTTGTTCAAGTTTCATAAGGAGGTACGAGTCAGTGAATGCCAAACGGCTAACAACACCAAAGGAAAACGTTCAACAACTCCAAGAGAAACTAGGTCATGCGGCCAAGGAAAACAAGAAGCGAAGGTTTCACGCGTTGTACGACAAGGTCTATCGAATAGACATCCTGTGGGAGGCATGGCGAAGAGTACGAGCTAATAAGGGTTCAGCTGGAATCGACGGAGAAACATTGGCAGATATCGAAAAACAAGGAGAAACATGCTTTGTACACGAATGTCAACGGCTTCTTAAAGAAGGCGAGTATCATCCGCAACCCGTAAGGCGCTACTACATTCCGAAGAAGGATGGCAAAAAGCGACCGCTCGGCATTCCCACAGTGAGAGACCGCGTCATCCAGATGGCAGCGAAACTCGTCATGGAACCGATCTTCGAGGCGGATTTTCAGGAAACGTCATTCGGATTCAGGCCAAAACGAAGTGCAAAGCAAGCGTTAGATCGCATTCGGAAAGCATGTAACCGCAAAGGAAATTGGGTGGTCGACGTCGACATCCAAGGGTACTTCGACAACATTAATCAGGAGAAACTCATTAAGCTGGTAGAAATGCGAATCAGCGATAGACGAATTCTGAAGCTGTTGAGGAAGTGGCTAAGTGCGGGTGTCATGGAGGAAGGCAATGTCAGACGCTCAGATTTGGGTACACCACAAGGTGGGGTCATTTCACCACTGCTAGCGAATATCTACCTGAATTACTTTGATCTCCTGTGGGAACGGCATGGCAGTAAAATGGGGGAACTCACACGTTACGCGGACGATCTGGTGGTCATCTGCAAAACAAAGAAGGATGCAGATCGGGCGTACGAACTCATTAGAGTTATTATGGACCGCCTAGAGCTAACGTTACATCCAACCAAGACACGCATCGTTGGACTATGGACAGGAGAAGAAGGCTTTGATTTTCTAGGCATGCACCATCGAAAGACGAAAGCCGAGACATCCAAAGGCAAAGTATACTATACGACCCAGCAGTGGCTGTGTCGCAAGGCGGAAGAGCGAATCCGAGAGGTCGTGAAGGAGCGACTTGCTCCGCCAAATATGCGTCACAAGACCTTTCAGGACCACCTGGAATACTTAAACCCTAAAATACAGGGGTGGCGCAACTACTACTACACAGCTTACAGCCAAAAGAAGATGGCGAAACTGGACTGGTACATCCTCCAGCGACTAGCCAAATGGGTTGCCAAGAAACGTCAACGCACGCGATGGATGAGCTCATTACGCGAAGTGAAAGCACTGTCCTCACAATGTGGACTTAAAACGCTCTTGTGATCTGCACGCACATGAATGACGAACATCGGAAAGCCGTATGAGGGAAAACCTCACGTACGGTTTGATGAGGAGGGGCAGAATTTATCTGCCCTTTACTCTAGTGCGAAAATATGAAATGTGCTCCAAAATATGCTACAATGATAGAGTTCGATGTAGAAGATTTGGGGATTTTGCCAAATACATAGAATAGTCAGACATCATGAGGCGTATGCTATAGGGTCTTACGGCAGCTTTGAGTCCTTGTCAGAAGAGATGTATTCATATTCAAGGTCCTGAAGGATGGCGAGGGAGGAACACAAATCAGATGACCGATTCCCAACTTATTATGGAAATTAAGCAAGGCAATGTAGAGCTGTATTCGGAATTAATGCGAAGATATCAACGTAAAATTATGGCTTTTGTTTATCATATGCTGAAGAGCTCTGGCATGGAGCTGATGGCCGAGGATATTTGCTCCGAAACCTTTTATAAAGCATTTCGCAGTCTTCATTCCTTCCGTGAGGTGGATGCCTCCTTCTCAACATGGCTGTATACCATTGCGCGGAATACGGTTCTTAGCGAGCTGCGCAAGCAGCGGGGGGCTAATCTGCCTCTTGAAGAGAGCGGAATTATTCCGATTGCACCGCCAGAGGTGGCCCCGGAGCAGGCTATTTTGCGGAACGAGAAGGTAAGGATGGTCCGCGAGGCTATTAATAATTTGCCAGAGAAGCAGCGTTCGGCGCTGATTCTAAGAGAGTACGACCAGCTGGATTACCAGGAGATTGCCGATATTCTAGGACAGAGCGTCAGCTCTGTAAAATCGTTGTTGTTCAGGGCCCGCAGCAGTGTGAAGCTTCAGCTGGAGCCTTATTTTGCAGAGCAAGTATTTGAAGGCATAGAATGGATGACAGGCAGATGAAATGCGAAGAAGCCCGGGAACTGATGGAGATCGTGTGGGATCTCCCTGACAACGATCTGAGAGTTTACCGGCTGAAGCAGCATATCTTAACCTGTTCGTCCTGTGCGATGGAATATCAATCCTGGGAAGAAAGCCTGGAAATGGTTCAGGAGCTCAAATTCGAGCCCTCCCTGGCCTCTGCAGAAATCATGAACCGGAACGTCATGGATCGTATTTACCGTGATTTTCCTTGGCTGGTGGAGGAGAATGGCCCTGAGAAGGCGTCAGGAAGAATATTCCGCAGGCGGTTGTCGCTGTGGATCGCTGG is part of the Paenibacillus algicola genome and harbors:
- the trpA gene encoding tryptophan synthase subunit alpha, whose amino-acid sequence is MNRMDEAFKKIRAAGETALIPFITVGDPNPAVTLDIISEIEAAGADIVELGVPYSDPLADGPVIQRASERALRSFVTIRTCMETALQARQAGSKLPFVLFTYYNPVLQMGLDTFIQEVVTHDISGFIIPDLPIEESEKIRSKAKAAGVHLIPLVAPTSHERIENIVRDASGFVYCVSSLGVTGERTDFYSGIEPFLNTVKQLTDIPVAIGFGISSREQVARFSEICDGVVVGSAIVRQIEAAIPLLEKAETKAQGLQQIREFVSQLKGSKVHEG
- the trpB gene encoding tryptophan synthase subunit beta — translated: MIQLPDIHGRFGDFGGRFVPETLMNALIELEQEYKRYENDPEFKAEIAYLLKQYSGRETPLYYAERLSKHLGSAKIYLKREDLNHTGAHKINNAIAQGVLAKRMGKNKVIAETGAGQHGVATATVAALLGLECKVFMGEEDTKRQQLNVFRMKMLGAEVVPVTSGSRTLKDAGNEALRYWVSHVEDTFYCLGSAVGPHPYPMMVRNFQRIIGDETRKQMLEMEGRLPDRIFAPIGGGSNAIGMFYPFLEDAEVQLFGVEAAGKGVETDRHAATMSKGTKGVFQGSMSYLLQDDYGQVKEAHSISAGLDYPGVGPEHSYLKDIERVQYVPITDQEALEALQLLCRTEGIIPALESAHAVAQVAKMAADWTEEDIIVICLSGRGDKDVESIMAYTGGNTL
- a CDS encoding prephenate dehydrogenase — its product is MSNDQDINISIFGVGLIGGSLAMCFKGKPGLTVTGFSHDESYAEQVAARGVVDKVTLSIEEAAQDADYIFLCVPVGRLEEYVTRLSQMALKPGCIITDVGSTKSSIADCARRLQFQEACFIGGHPMAGSERAGVGAASSLLFENAYYVLTPPPETPEDQVRSLADLLSHTRAHVVQVDPEQHDQIVGAISHLPHIIAVALVNQISQYNDSNPLYQLLAAGGFRDVTRIAASDPVVWRDILVNNRKVLLPLLQDWNQEIQKFVSMLEREDGVGIQDAFQKAGAFRNELPERRKGMIVSRYDIYLDVPDHPGIIAKITSELGHNQVNLSNIQIIESREDVPGVMRLSFRNVKEQEKAMELLQSKGYTVYL
- a CDS encoding anti-sigma factor; translation: MKCEEARELMEIVWDLPDNDLRVYRLKQHILTCSSCAMEYQSWEESLEMVQELKFEPSLASAEIMNRNVMDRIYRDFPWLVEENGPEKASGRIFRRRLSLWIAGFTALFVSSLLIFAFRGNIQKQAVEEIPSTGILPTGIAGGSDASGNSIHYDIPGPGSGIIDPLVAGIDPSQPQYWMILSIIGVSLAIYFLLRLNRAVRR
- the ltrA gene encoding group II intron reverse transcriptase/maturase, coding for MNAKRLTTPKENVQQLQEKLGHAAKENKKRRFHALYDKVYRIDILWEAWRRVRANKGSAGIDGETLADIEKQGETCFVHECQRLLKEGEYHPQPVRRYYIPKKDGKKRPLGIPTVRDRVIQMAAKLVMEPIFEADFQETSFGFRPKRSAKQALDRIRKACNRKGNWVVDVDIQGYFDNINQEKLIKLVEMRISDRRILKLLRKWLSAGVMEEGNVRRSDLGTPQGGVISPLLANIYLNYFDLLWERHGSKMGELTRYADDLVVICKTKKDADRAYELIRVIMDRLELTLHPTKTRIVGLWTGEEGFDFLGMHHRKTKAETSKGKVYYTTQQWLCRKAEERIREVVKERLAPPNMRHKTFQDHLEYLNPKIQGWRNYYYTAYSQKKMAKLDWYILQRLAKWVAKKRQRTRWMSSLREVKALSSQCGLKTLL
- a CDS encoding RNA polymerase sigma factor; the protein is MTDSQLIMEIKQGNVELYSELMRRYQRKIMAFVYHMLKSSGMELMAEDICSETFYKAFRSLHSFREVDASFSTWLYTIARNTVLSELRKQRGANLPLEESGIIPIAPPEVAPEQAILRNEKVRMVREAINNLPEKQRSALILREYDQLDYQEIADILGQSVSSVKSLLFRARSSVKLQLEPYFAEQVFEGIEWMTGR
- the hisC gene encoding histidinol-phosphate transaminase, with product MKPKSNIVNLPVYQPGKPIEEVKRELGLDEVIKLASNENPYGCSPKAKEAIITELSNVSVYPDGGAAELTTALSEYLGVAKSSLIFGCGSDEVIALITRAFLVPGDETIMADQTFSVYKSNADIEGALSIEVPLKNGVHDLDGMLAAVTDKTKIIWVCNPNNPTGTIVAERDLISFMDAVPSSVMVVLDEAYYEFVTDESYPQGVPLMEKYSNLVILRTFSKIYGLASLRIGYGIAQPEVITLINQVREPFNTNRSAQAAAKAAIGDQGFIEECCRLNAEGRDFLQKEFDRLGLSYFPSQGNFVMVDVKTSGKDVFDKLLRQGIIVRPGFAHYPTYIRVSVGTPEQNQAFASVLEEVLREIQAPA